A genome region from Tolypothrix sp. PCC 7712 includes the following:
- a CDS encoding ArsJ-associated glyceraldehyde-3-phosphate dehydrogenase: MTVRVAINGFGRMGRLALRAAWGWTELEFVHINEIKGGAEAAAHLLKFDSVHGRWIPEVEAKGDRVLIDGTPLSFSEYSQPGEVPWEELGIDLVLECSGKFRTPATLHPYFKRGVQKVIVAAPVKEEALNIVMGVNDHLYQPDQHHLLTAASCTTNCLAPVVKVIHEGLGIQHGVITTIHDNTNTQTIVDAPHKDLRRARATSLSLIPTSTGSATAIGLIYPELNGKLNGLAVRVPLLNASLTDCVFEVVRPTTVAEINSLLKAASEQAPLKGILGYEERPLVSIDYKDDPRSSIIDALSTMVVDETQVKILAWYDNEWGYANRMVELARKVALSLHN; the protein is encoded by the coding sequence ATGACAGTTCGTGTTGCTATTAACGGATTTGGTAGGATGGGACGGCTAGCTCTGCGAGCAGCTTGGGGTTGGACAGAACTAGAATTTGTCCATATTAACGAAATCAAAGGTGGAGCAGAAGCCGCTGCTCACTTACTCAAGTTTGATTCTGTTCATGGACGTTGGATACCAGAAGTAGAAGCAAAAGGCGATCGCGTTCTGATTGATGGTACACCCCTGAGCTTTAGCGAGTATTCCCAGCCCGGTGAAGTTCCTTGGGAAGAATTAGGTATTGATTTAGTGCTGGAATGCTCCGGCAAATTTAGAACTCCTGCAACCCTGCACCCATATTTCAAGCGGGGAGTGCAAAAGGTAATTGTGGCTGCTCCCGTAAAAGAAGAGGCCCTGAATATTGTCATGGGAGTTAACGATCACCTCTATCAGCCCGATCAACATCATCTATTAACAGCAGCCTCTTGCACAACCAATTGTTTAGCTCCCGTTGTCAAGGTAATTCATGAAGGTTTGGGTATTCAACATGGAGTAATTACCACCATCCATGACAATACCAATACTCAAACTATCGTCGATGCACCTCATAAAGACTTACGTCGCGCCCGTGCTACCAGCTTATCGTTAATTCCCACATCAACAGGATCAGCAACAGCGATCGGGCTAATTTATCCCGAACTCAACGGTAAACTCAATGGTTTAGCCGTGCGAGTCCCACTGCTCAACGCTTCTTTGACAGACTGTGTCTTTGAAGTCGTCCGTCCCACCACAGTTGCAGAGATTAACAGCTTACTCAAAGCGGCTTCCGAACAAGCACCACTAAAAGGAATTCTGGGTTATGAAGAACGTCCTTTAGTATCCATAGACTACAAAGACGATCCTCGCTCCTCAATTATTGATGCCCTCTCCACAATGGTTGTAGACGAAACCCAAGTCAAAATACTTGCCTGGTATGACAACGAATGGGGCTACGCCAACCGCATGGTTGAACTCGCTCGTAAGGTGGCTTTGAGTTTGCACAATTAG